A single genomic interval of Candidatus Bathyarchaeota archaeon harbors:
- a CDS encoding 50S ribosomal protein L23 has product MDPYDVVLYPLMTEVASRLLETENKLIFMVNLKASKPDIRKAVEELYDVGVEKVNVLITPRGEKKAFVKLHPDYKAVDVAIKLGIL; this is encoded by the coding sequence TTGGATCCGTATGATGTTGTTTTGTATCCGTTGATGACTGAAGTTGCTAGCAGACTGCTTGAGACGGAGAATAAGTTGATTTTCATGGTTAATTTGAAGGCGTCGAAGCCTGATATTAGGAAGGCAGTTGAGGAGTTATATGACGTGGGGGTAGAGAAAGTTAATGTTCTTATTACGCCTCGGGGAGAGAAAAAGGCGTTTGTCAAGCTACATCCAGACTATAAGGCTGTGGACGTGGCAATAAAACTGGGAATCCTCTAA
- a CDS encoding 50S ribosomal protein L3: MGHRKKSAPKRGSLAYLPRGRAARETGRIRYWPPTTEGPKLLGFMGYKAGMTHLFYVEDHPRSPNFGKEVNQPCTVIETPPILICGVRAYIKTDYGLKTFTEAWMKNPPKDLERVFTLPDNFAPENGLKKIEENLDSIVEFRLLTITQPRLTSVPKKKPELMEIKVDGASIKELFEYARGLLGKTVGVTGVFKEGQFVDAIAISKGKGFQGPVKRWGIRILSRKSRKIKRGVACIGPWRPPRVLYTVPRAGQMGYHKRTEYNKRILKIGVDGKEVTPSGGFVRYGVVKSTFLLLKGSVPGPRKRLVRLRVPARPSTTVPVEPPKIVEISLASQQG, encoded by the coding sequence ATGGGGCATAGAAAGAAAAGTGCTCCAAAACGCGGTTCCTTAGCATATTTGCCTAGGGGACGTGCTGCTCGAGAAACTGGTAGAATACGCTACTGGCCTCCCACAACTGAAGGCCCTAAACTTCTTGGGTTTATGGGCTACAAAGCTGGAATGACCCACCTCTTTTATGTGGAAGACCATCCTCGCTCCCCAAATTTTGGAAAGGAAGTAAATCAGCCGTGCACAGTTATTGAAACTCCGCCAATTCTGATTTGTGGAGTCCGCGCTTATATCAAAACTGACTATGGATTGAAAACATTCACAGAAGCTTGGATGAAAAATCCTCCGAAGGACTTGGAACGAGTTTTCACTTTGCCAGATAACTTCGCTCCTGAGAACGGGTTGAAGAAGATTGAAGAAAACTTGGACAGCATTGTTGAGTTTCGCCTTTTAACGATTACTCAGCCTCGACTGACGAGTGTTCCGAAGAAGAAGCCAGAGCTTATGGAGATAAAGGTTGACGGGGCGTCGATAAAGGAGTTGTTTGAGTATGCTCGGGGGTTGCTGGGTAAGACGGTGGGTGTTACTGGGGTTTTTAAGGAAGGTCAGTTTGTGGACGCGATTGCGATTTCTAAGGGGAAGGGGTTTCAGGGGCCCGTGAAGCGGTGGGGTATTAGGATTTTGTCTCGTAAGTCTAGGAAAATTAAGAGGGGTGTGGCGTGTATTGGGCCTTGGAGGCCACCTCGGGTTTTATATACTGTTCCTAGGGCCGGGCAGATGGGATATCATAAGAGAACTGAGTATAATAAGCGCATTTTAAAGATAGGAGTTGATGGTAAAGAAGTGACGCCTAGCGGTGGCTTCGTGAGATATGGAGTTGTAAAGAGTACGTTTCTTTTGTTGAAGGGGAGTGTACCTGGTCCTCGGAAGCGTTTGGTTCGGCTTCGTGTTCCTGCGCGACCGTCTACGACAGTGCCTGTGGAGCCTCCGAAGATTGTTGAGATTTCTTTGGCGTCGCAGCAAGGGTAG
- a CDS encoding bifunctional phosphoglucose/phosphomannose isomerase — MPKPTVLDQPDKVRAIDKSNMLELCEKTPDFCRDAIKRAEKLKMPYKTPENVIVAGMGGSAIGGELLKDWLRDRALIPIEICRDYVLPAYADGNTLVITVSYSGETEETLSAFLEAVKRHCMVITISSGGHLQAFSQKLKIPHIPIPTGLPPRAAIAYTFFPLVVLMEKLHIVKKAKEEIEEALHVLQKISEESELRIPLKDNRAKKLALQIEDTVPIIYGFRQYSAVARRLKCQFNENSKVPSKFDTFSELNHNEVVGWEAPENFTKTFSIIFIRDPKEPPEIRKRIEITKQITSRKVRNIMEIQAVGKQKLAKMLSTMYIGDFASIYSALLRGIDPTPTKTIAHLKQEMKRKLDTNDET, encoded by the coding sequence ATGCCAAAACCTACAGTTCTAGACCAACCAGACAAAGTTAGGGCAATAGACAAGAGCAACATGCTTGAACTATGCGAGAAGACTCCAGACTTCTGCAGAGACGCCATCAAACGAGCTGAAAAACTGAAAATGCCATACAAGACACCCGAAAACGTTATCGTCGCCGGAATGGGCGGCTCAGCTATAGGCGGAGAACTACTCAAAGACTGGCTACGTGACAGAGCTTTAATTCCCATTGAAATTTGCAGAGACTACGTCTTACCCGCATACGCCGATGGAAACACCCTAGTGATTACCGTCAGTTACTCGGGAGAAACCGAAGAAACCCTAAGCGCCTTCCTAGAAGCCGTAAAGAGGCACTGCATGGTCATAACGATATCCTCTGGAGGACACCTTCAAGCATTTTCACAAAAACTAAAAATTCCCCACATTCCCATACCTACTGGCCTTCCTCCACGTGCTGCAATTGCTTACACATTCTTTCCACTTGTAGTGTTGATGGAAAAATTACATATTGTCAAAAAAGCGAAGGAAGAAATTGAAGAGGCTTTGCATGTTTTGCAAAAAATCAGCGAAGAAAGCGAGCTTCGAATTCCTCTGAAAGACAACAGAGCAAAAAAGCTTGCTTTGCAAATAGAAGACACTGTTCCGATAATTTACGGATTTAGACAATACAGCGCTGTAGCACGACGCCTAAAATGTCAGTTTAATGAAAACAGCAAAGTTCCAAGTAAGTTCGACACATTTTCTGAACTTAACCACAATGAAGTTGTCGGATGGGAAGCACCTGAAAACTTCACAAAAACCTTCTCTATAATATTCATCCGAGACCCAAAAGAGCCACCCGAAATCAGAAAAAGAATTGAAATAACAAAACAAATCACATCTAGAAAAGTTCGCAATATTATGGAAATTCAGGCTGTTGGCAAACAGAAGCTGGCAAAAATGCTTTCAACTATGTACATAGGTGATTTTGCAAGTATATACTCGGCGTTGTTGAGAGGTATTGATCCAACGCCGACGAAAACAATAGCGCATCTAAAACAGGAAATGAAGAGGAAACTTGATACGAACGATGAAACTTGA
- the rpl4p gene encoding 50S ribosomal protein L4 translates to MTSKVFDLKGKAVGKVKLPKAFRTPLRPDVIKRAVVALQSRRFQPQGRDPMAGKRTTAESRGVGLGIARVPRMKDRNRAAFGVSIVGGHRAFPPRSEKRVVKRIPRKEMGLALRSAVAATGAKDVVAGRGHLVDDVRDFPLVVVDDVEDLRRTKDVEGVLLELGVWADVFRVKESRSVRAGRGKTRGRRYKQAVGPLIVVVENKGIVEAGRNLPGVDVVLVEGLNVELLAPGTHAGRLTVWSNSALERLGEKLGEAG, encoded by the coding sequence GTGACGTCGAAAGTTTTTGATTTGAAGGGGAAGGCTGTTGGGAAAGTTAAGCTTCCTAAGGCTTTCCGTACTCCTTTGCGCCCGGATGTCATTAAGCGGGCTGTCGTTGCTTTGCAGTCTCGTCGTTTTCAGCCTCAGGGGAGGGATCCGATGGCAGGTAAGAGGACCACGGCTGAATCTCGGGGGGTTGGTTTAGGGATTGCTAGGGTTCCTAGGATGAAGGATAGAAATCGGGCTGCTTTTGGCGTGAGTATTGTTGGGGGTCATCGTGCTTTTCCTCCTCGTTCGGAGAAGAGGGTTGTAAAGAGGATTCCGCGGAAGGAGATGGGATTAGCTTTGCGTTCTGCAGTTGCCGCCACAGGTGCGAAGGATGTTGTTGCTGGTAGAGGGCATTTGGTTGATGATGTTCGGGATTTTCCGTTGGTAGTGGTTGATGATGTGGAAGACTTGCGGCGCACGAAGGATGTTGAGGGGGTTCTTTTGGAGTTGGGTGTTTGGGCTGATGTTTTTCGGGTGAAGGAGAGCAGGAGTGTGCGGGCTGGACGGGGGAAGACACGTGGGCGAAGGTATAAGCAGGCTGTTGGTCCTTTGATTGTCGTGGTTGAGAATAAAGGGATTGTTGAGGCTGGGCGGAATTTGCCAGGTGTTGATGTTGTGTTAGTTGAGGGGTTGAATGTGGAGTTGCTGGCGCCTGGGACCCATGCTGGTAGGCTTACGGTGTGGAGTAACTCGGCTTTGGAGAGACTTGGCGAGAAGTTGGGGGAGGCTGGGTAG
- a CDS encoding RNA methyltransferase — translation MFNREFSIAIPASLVSDIPHLREKTLRIGMVGRAAAIFGVDEIIIFSDAPKRNQNREFCLIASILSYMETPQYLRKQLFKIKPELRFAGVLPPLRTPHHPLQNRVKDLVDGEYREGAVIAHTQDGTLVDVGVERHALIRNKKMQINTRVTVRIRKTKRLLGAEVVNRSEIAEYWGYQVTRSRLTFGKLLRKNAFDLVIATSKYGKPFVDVSEELANRWKASRKILVAFGAPTRGLYEIAKQENLDDVADFVVNTIPNQNVETVRTEEALLVTLGILNYMVAKG, via the coding sequence GTGTTTAACCGCGAGTTTTCAATAGCCATCCCTGCTTCACTGGTTTCTGACATTCCACATCTTAGAGAGAAAACTTTGAGAATTGGAATGGTGGGAAGAGCCGCCGCAATTTTCGGTGTAGATGAAATTATTATTTTCTCAGATGCGCCAAAGAGGAACCAAAATCGAGAGTTTTGCCTCATTGCTTCAATTCTTTCTTATATGGAGACGCCGCAGTACTTGCGGAAGCAATTGTTCAAAATAAAGCCGGAGTTAAGATTTGCGGGGGTGTTGCCGCCTCTTCGTACGCCGCATCATCCTTTGCAGAATCGTGTAAAAGACTTGGTTGATGGTGAATATCGCGAAGGTGCAGTTATAGCTCATACGCAGGATGGAACTCTTGTGGATGTAGGTGTTGAACGGCACGCCTTGATACGGAACAAGAAAATGCAGATTAACACACGTGTCACAGTAAGGATAAGAAAAACAAAGAGGCTGTTGGGTGCAGAGGTTGTAAACCGCAGCGAAATCGCAGAGTATTGGGGATACCAAGTAACTCGTTCACGCTTGACGTTTGGAAAACTTTTGAGAAAAAATGCTTTCGATTTAGTTATAGCAACGTCTAAGTACGGAAAACCTTTCGTTGACGTTTCGGAAGAGTTGGCAAATCGCTGGAAGGCTTCTCGCAAAATCCTTGTGGCTTTTGGCGCGCCTACAAGAGGACTATACGAGATTGCTAAACAAGAGAACTTGGACGACGTTGCTGATTTTGTGGTAAACACAATCCCTAATCAAAATGTTGAAACCGTGCGCACCGAAGAAGCACTCCTCGTGACCTTGGGAATTCTGAACTACATGGTTGCTAAAGGTTAA